The proteins below are encoded in one region of Plutella xylostella chromosome 13, ilPluXylo3.1, whole genome shotgun sequence:
- the LOC119692229 gene encoding 39S ribosomal protein L28, mitochondrial has translation MASRIQATARQLSKTFKKKSRFDIGIATELPAAYKKFWREWKVLKPAAVHYIPQNSQWKRDDITGETLPVQNIPIPLKYPGELHEGIWGGEAVVKGFQKRNPNKRRVPHYWVPVLKRTVVKSVVLNTHLSVTVTDRTISLINDHYGFDHYLLKTPACDLVSLLALKLKKQILTELMNGCPRYAHDPKKQKEVYAEYQTYLSSYTPEEIDWYGLTWYEALSKMAKQKEAANRPAPLKNAYRKNLLEKLKAAGIDGVKPNTEEDIASTSTWLSKMNPFGKKDEA, from the exons ATGGCCTCAAGAATTCAG GCTACTGCGAGGCAGTTATCGAAAACGTTTAAGAAGAAGAGTAGATTTGATATTGGCATAGCCACCGAGCTCCCCGCGGCGTATAAGAAGTTCTGGCGGGAGTGGAAAGTGCTGAAACCTGCCGCTGTGCACTACATCCCTCAGAACAGCCAATGGAAGCGGGATGATATCACAGGGGAGACCCTGCCTGTGCAGAATATTCCCATCCCTCTGAAGTACCCTGGCGAGCTTCACGAGGGCATATGGGGCGGTGAAGCTGTAGTTAAAG GTTTTCAGAAGCGCAATCCGAACAAGCGCAGGGTTCCTCACTACTGGGTGCCTGTGCTGAAGAGGACCGTTGTGAAGTCCGTAGTCCTGAATACTCACCTCTCAGTGACTGTCACTGACCGCACCATTAGCCTCATCAATGACCACTACGGGTTTGACCACTACCTCCTGAAGACACCTGCCTGCGACCTCGTCTCCTTGTTAGCCTTAAAACTGAAGAAACAAATCCTGACAGAGCTGATGAATGGATGCCCGCGGTACGCCCATGATCCCAAAAAGCAGAAGGAAGTTTATGCAGAATATCAAACTTATCTGTCTTCT TACACCCCTGAAGAAATAGACTGGTATGGTCTGACTTGGTATGAGGCTTTGTCTAAAATGGCTAAGCAGAAGGAAGCTGCCAACAGGCCGGCACCACTCAAGAACGCCTACAGGAAAAACCTGCTGGAGAAACTAAAAGCTGCTGGCATTGATGGAGTTAAACCTAATACAGAAGAGGATATTgc CTCCACCTCCACGTGGCTATCTAAAATGAATCCATTTGGAAAAAAGGATGAAGCATAG